From Arachis stenosperma cultivar V10309 chromosome 2, arast.V10309.gnm1.PFL2, whole genome shotgun sequence, one genomic window encodes:
- the LOC130961067 gene encoding uncharacterized protein LOC130961067: MESNNELGSGMFSVIGSSFLGLDNNNNNNNNNNNNNNNNNNNNNNNNNNNNNNASQQQQNLQHRNQPKMVQFGSSSSSSHHQQINYGNNNNNSSKNKHQQGSLSDEDEQGFNNIDVDESNSNKMKNISSSISPWQRMKWTSTMVRLLIMAVYYIGDEVGGGGGGSGSGGVGGLILQNKKGKWKSVSRAMMEKGFYVSPQQCEDKFNDLNKRYKRVNDVLGRVTACKVVENQKLLETMDHLSPKAKEEVRKLLNSKHLFFREMCAYHNSFGHGGDNASQSQLQHEQGEKEKEERCFHSSSKLKIGCEEEDHHDDSGDDDDDDEDSEDYFDEDEDELGEGGSKGHHHDHNKRQKKSSSSSSYELMKELSNEVNGVLEDKGKSVLEKKQWLRSKIVKLEEKQISHEGQGFEIEKERMKWRKYSSKKEREMERAKFENERRRLEIERMILIIHQKELELQHHQHQ; encoded by the exons ATGGAATCCAACAATGAACTAGGTAGTGGCATGTTCTCTGTCATAGGTTCTAGTTTCTTAGGATTagataataacaataataataataataataataataataataataataataataataataataataataataataataataataataataataacgcttcacaacaacaacaaaatctTCAACATAGAAACCAACCCAAAATGGTTCAGtttggttcttcttcttcttcttctcatcaCCAACAAATCAATTatggtaataataataataattcatcCAAGAACAAACACCAACAAGGTTCTCTAAGTGATGAAGATGAACAAGGATTCAATAATATAGATGTTGATGAGAGTAATAGTAACAAGATGAAGAACATTAGTAGTAGTATCTCACCATGGCAGAGAATGAAATGGACTAGTACCATGGTTAGGCTCTTGATAATGGCTGTTTACTACATTGGTGATGAAGTTGGTGGCGGCGGCGGCGGCAGCGGCAGTGGTGGTG TAGGGGGGTTGATTCTTCAGAACAAGAAAGGGAAGTGGAAATCAGTGTCAAGAGCAATGATGGAGAAAGGTTTCTATGTTTCACCTCAACAATGTGAGGACAAGTTCAATGATCTGAACAAGAGGTACAAGAGggtcaatgatgttcttggaAGAGTAACAGCTTGCAAGGTTGTTGAGAATCAAAAGTTGTTGGAAACAATGGATCACTTGTCACCAAAGGCCAAAGAAGAAGTGAGAAAGTTGCTGAATTCAAAGCACCTTTTCTTTAGAGAAATGTGTGCTTATCATAATAGTTTTGGCCATGGTGGTGATAATGCATCTCAATCTCAATTACAACATGAACAAggagagaaagaaaaggaagaaagatgctttcattcttcttctaagTTGAAAATAGGGTGTGAAGAAGAGGATCATCATGATGATAGTGGtgacgacgacgacgacgacgaaGATTCTGAGGACTATtttgatgaggatgaagatgaaTTAGGAGAAGGTGGTTCAAAGGGtcatcatcatgatcataatAAGAGGCAAAagaaatcatcatcatcatcatcatatgaATTGATGAAAGAATTGAGCAATGAGGTGAATGGTGTTTTGGAAGATAAGGGAAAGAGTGTTTTGGAGAAGAAGCAATGGTTAAGGAGTAAGATAGTGAAGTTAGAGGAGAAGCAAATAAGCCATGAGGGACAAGGGTTTGAGATTGAGAAGGAAAGAATGAAATGGAGAAAGTATAGTAGCAagaaggagagggagatggaGAGAGCAAAGTTTGAGAATGAAAGGAGAAGGTTAGAGATTGAGAGAATGATTTTGATCATTCACCAAAAGGAACTTGAATTGcaacatcaccaacatcaataG
- the LOC130962319 gene encoding uncharacterized protein LOC130962319 translates to MMSSLSINFDKSSLIPLNCSSEWVNRMCQLLGCQEAALPVRYLGISLGANPRLVKTWKPVLDKVEEKLSLWKAKVLNKAGKLRRFFWGKDDGKPGMALVKWELIQAPKKLRGLGVGDAVIRNTALLFKWWWRFSKEDCPLWKKIVCSYNSLNPNHLLSTQTLAKRGGPWRDICQVQIKEQHIRQKMIDGLAMEVGDGKSTRFWEDTWLQVGKLKDSFPRLFLISNQKGSVIGKCGFWDGIE, encoded by the exons ATGATGTCTAGTTTGAGCATTAATTTTGATAAGTCTAGCTTGATACCATTGAACTGCAGCTCGGAGTGGGTTAATCGGATGTGCCAGCTACTAGGTTGTCAAGAGGCAGCTCTACCGGTGAGATACCTTGGCATTAGCCTAGGAGCAAATCCGCGATTAGTTAAAACTTGGAAGCCGGTTCTAGATAAGGTGGAAGAGAAACTCAGTTTATGGAAAGCAAAGGTTCTTAACAAGGCTGGTAAACTG AGGAGGTTCTTTTGGGGGAAGGACGATGGTAAACCTGGTATGGCCCTTGTGAAGTGGGAGCTGATCCAGGCACCAAAGAAGTTAAGAGGATTGGGGGTGGGTGACGCGGTGATCCGGAATACAGCCTTACTGTTTAAATGGTGGTGGCGGTTCTCTAAGGAGGATTGCCCTCTATGGAAGAAGATCGTATGCTCATACAATAGCTTGAACCCAAATCACTTGCTGTCAACTCAGACATTGGCGAAGAGAGGGGGTCCATGGAGAGACATATGTCAAGTGCAAATAAAAGAGCAACATATCAGGCAGAAGATGATTGATGGGCTTGCTATGGAAGTAGGAGACGGAAAATCCACTAGATTTTGGGAGGATACATGGCTGCAAGTGGGGAAGCTGAAAGACTCCTTTCCAAGACTCTTCTTGATTTCAAACCAAAAAGGATCAGTAATTGGGAAGTGTGGGTTCTGGGATGGGATAGAGTGA
- the LOC130962322 gene encoding F-box protein PP2-A15 encodes MGASLSNLGTNGSMIGPGLGDIPEGCVARVFLHLSPPEICNLARLNRAFRGAASADSVWQSKLPSNYHDLLDLVPPERYKNLSKKDIFALLSRPVPFDDGNKEVWLDRVTGRVCMAISAKAMAITGIDDRRYWNWIPTEESRFQIVAYLQQIWWFEVDGEVKFPFPPDIYTLSFRLHLGRFSKRLGRRVSNYEHTHGWDIKPVKFELSTSDGQHASGEFCLDETELDDGYGNHKRGYWVDYKVGEFIVSGSEPKTEVRFSMKQIDCTHSKGGLCVDSVFIIPSDLRERKRRGILK; translated from the exons ATGGGGGCATCGCTATCGAACCTCGGTACGAACGGTTCGATGATCGGTCCAGGCCTCGGCGACATACCGGAGGGTTGCGTGGCGCGCGTGTTCCTACACCTGTCGCCGCCGGAGATCTGCAACCTTGCACGACTCAACCGCGCATTTCGCGGCGCCGCCTCCGCCGATTCCGTTTGGCAGTCCAAGCTTCCATCTAACTATCACGATCTTCTCGATCTCGTGCCTCCCGAGAGGTACAAGAATCTCTCAAAAAAGGACATTTTTGCCCTCTTATCTCGCCCCGTGCCATTCGACGACGGCAATAAG GAAGTGTGGCTCGACAGGGTGACAGGAAGGGTTTGCATGGCAATTTCGGCAAAGGCAATGGCAATTACTGGAATTGACGACCGGAGATACTGGAATTGGATCCCTACCGAAGAATCTAG GTTCCAAATTGTAGCATATTTGCAGCAAATATGGTGGTTCGAAGTGGACGGGGAGGTAAAGTTTCCATTTCCTCCTGATATATACACACTCTCCTTTCGACTTCACCTTGGACGGTTTTCTAAAAGGCTCGGACGGCGTGTAAGCAATTACGAACACACTCATGGTTGGGATATAAAACCTGTGAAATTCGAGTTATCCACTTCAGATGGTCAACATGCATCAGGCGAGTTCTGCTTGGACGAAACCGAGCTCGACGATGGATACGGCAACCATAAGCGTGGATACTGGGTAGATTACAAGGTGGGGGAGTTCATAGTCAGTGGATCAGAGCCTAAGACTGAGGTTAGATTCTCCATGAAACAAATTGATTGTACACATTCCAAAGGTGGCCTTTGTGTAGATTCTGTATTTATTATACCTAGTGATTTGAGAGAGCGTAAGAGAAGAGGCATTTTGAAATAG